The window TTTGTAGATAGTCATTTGTACTAAATTCCTTCCTGAATCCTGCTTGCTCGACTGGTTGATAGAAGTCAAGTTTATTTGTCAGCCGGTTGGTCAAAACTTTTGTAAGAAGCTTGTACAAGTGTGAAAGAATGATCGGTCGATCGTTTGCAATATTGGTGTTGTCCCCTTTTTTGAAGATTAAAGCAACCTCGGCATTTTGCCATGATTTCGGTATTTTCTCTTCGCTAATACATTCGTTTAAAAGGAGACAAAGGGCATGCTCAAGCGCTGCTCCTCCCATTTTTAGCATCTCAGCGGTAACGCGGTCTTCTCCCGGTGCCTTcctatttttcatttgtttcaggGCCTTTTTTAGTTCGCTTCTATTTACTTCTGGTATATCTTCGGATCCAACGTTCCGAATTTCTTGCCAGGAGATGTTTGGTTTAGGCAGTGTTGATGTATACAAGTCCTTGTAGAAGTCTTGAATGACATTTATTACACTCTGTTTATCTGTAACCGTTCtccccatttttattttttattttaaaaagtgttttcctTCCTCCAGACATATTTGACCTGAGTACTTTCATgtttgagtttttttcaataGCTCTTTCTATTAGCTGATTATTATGAGATCTTAGGTCTTTTCGACattctttgtttattgttttacatatCTTCCTGTATTCATTTGAGTCTCTGGCAGTTCTTTTCCTTTGGTCTATTAGCTTCAGTGTGTTTGGGCTTAGTTTGGAtggtttttttactttgtactTACAGCAAATTTTCTTTGTTGCTACCTGGATACTGCTCGTTATGTTTGTTGATAGCTCGTCCAGTTCCATTTTCTTCAGGTAATTTAAGTTGTGCAGTTTGGCTTCTAGAATAGTTTGGTATTTGTCTACCTTTGACATCAATGTTTCAGTGGTTGGATAGTTTCCCTTTTGAACCATCTTTTTCCTTTCAGCTTTAGTGTTGATTAGCAATCTTGTTCGGACCAATCGGTGGTCGCTGCCTGTATCGAAAGAGTTTAAGACAGACACATCTTGGCATATGTCTCGTCTGTTGGAAATTATATAgtctatttcgttttttatttgtccGTCCGGGCTTCTCCAAGTCCACTTTCTTTGGGGgggtttttttgtaaaacgtGTTCAAACAGTATAGATTTTGATGTTGGAGGTATTCTAGTAGGATTTCTCCTCTGTCGTTTCGGTTTCCTATACTATATGATCCTATATTTGGTGGATCATTTTCGTTTTTCCGGCCGATTTTCGCGTTAAAATCTCCCATAATGATTTGAAACTTGGCGTTTTCCGACCTTTGAGCTATTTCGATGTCTTCACAAAATTGTTCGACTTTTGGTCTGGAGAGGAGCTTGTAGGGGCGTATACTTGGATTACTTGCATGGAGCATCTTTTATTGATCTttaatataatgtatattaCTCTGTTTGAAGCAGCCTCCGTTTTAGTGACTAggtgttttagttttttgcttATCATGATCGCCACTCCACCAATATGTGAGTTTGTGTCAGCGTTCTTCTGATATAATAGGTGTCCAGACGTAAGGGTGGTCACACTCTCTCCTTGGCGTCTAGTTTCACTTAGGCCAATTATATCCCATTTGATATGCTCTAGTTCGTTTTCCAGGATCTCAAGGTGTTCCCTTGATCTCATAGTGCGGGTGTTATACGTAGCAATTTTGATTTCGATATTTGAAGCGGGGTTGATGTTTGGGTTTATTGAGTTTTTGCCTCCCCCAGAATCCATGAGGCGGCCTGACTTATCAGTGCGAGATTCTGAGTTTTTCACTCTACTCGCCTGGGGTATATCTGTTTTAGAACTCAACATTGGAAGGGTTTTGGCATTAAAAGGCCACGCTTGCCTAGCGGGTTGGCCAGTTTTGGTTTCAGCTGCCCACTTTGGGTCAGACGCTGTTTTGGGTCGCTCCTCTGGAGTCAGACACCCACACCTGTTTGGTCCGTGGGAGGTATTTGATTTCCCTCCTACCACCCATATCTGGAAGGCATTCCCCTATCCGCCACCTGGGGACGCGCCCTCTAGGGGTTACAGGTTTCCCCGAGGGGATAATTATTACATATGCCAATTGTGTCTATTCGGACACCTTTTAAATAACTTCTCTATTTAAGAAACTCTTAGTGAGAGCTACATTTACCATTTTTCTACTTATAGATATAATGCTTTAAATAACATTCAGtcggttaataaattaaacttgtaGAACATAGTAAAATCTGAGAAAGCCACCACATGCATAGCCAGGCTAGTATGAAACGGTAGCCAGTATGGAGCAACTTGCTATACACAAAAGCTAGTAGGTAACTAAACTCCACAATTAGAATATCAGGATATATTGGACCTTAGGGGTATAAAGTGATGagcctattaaaataaagtgtcaagaataaccTTATAAGCCCTGCATCAGCTTTagtccaaaataaatgaaaacgaTATCAGGATAGATTACTAAATTAGAATTTCCTGGATACTTTTTTTATGGCATCATCTGCATTAGCCTGACATACAATGCCGAGCTAGAACTGGCTTTGAAACTACTTCAAAAACTAAACGTTAACTTCCATGCAAAAACATTGAATTTCTCCAAATTAGCTCAGTAAATTCTGGAATCTTCGTTTAGcgataaattgattaaaaagggaaaaataaatAGACTATTAAGATACAACAGAAGACTTTATGATCAAAGCACTTTCTGCTAAGTGATTGACTTGTCCCTCAATTAGCAGGAGAATTAAAAATGATTGCTTTAATCAACTCATTGAGCTCCTAAAGGCTCTTTTATTGATGAACATACTAGAGGAATAGtatatttccagaaaaaatcgaaaattaagaATGTCGTATCTGCcaagggaattttaaataaaatgttgttataattaacctatataaatataattttcttttaaatctatCTTTGCCTTAGTTAACTTCTTGATAAACgtagaatataaaaaaacttgacTAAAATTATCTCATATTATTATTGCAActaaattttctgaaactcatcTGATACTGGTAGTGAtcatcaaaattatatttttataaaagcaggatggttaattttaaatatttaaacatagaTCAATTATACGCCATAATTATAAGAAGAAACAGTATGCGGGTGGCCGAAGATATTTAAACCAGTTAACAAAAACCCATTAATCTGGACCCCTATTATTAATCTGGGCAAACCTTGTCAaggaataatattttattatttagtgtGACACAACACAACTTCATAATATCAAATTACGTATTGTTGATGCACAATCAGGgcaattttatattgaaattatGAAAGATGAATAGAAGTCAATGATTAgtgatgaattatttttaatagatcgttattattaatatattttaatctaatataaaactatttttttagataGTATCGAGCAACCAAGATGACACACAATCACGAAAACATCACCATGATGGATCCAACTACCACAAAATACGGCAAAACTACATTTGTAACAGTGACAAAGACGTTAGCGATAATATTAGTGGTCATATTCTTTATATGTCTCATCGCCACTGGATTATTAGTTTATAGTTTTACAGCTTGTTCTCATAATGAGACATTTTTCGCCAATAATAGTAATTTAAGTAGCATAGGGGAGCCTACTGCTCAAAGCAGAGTACAGGttatttgtgataaaaataGCATTAGTACAAATGATTtaagtaataaagtaataattgaAGTGGCGTCAAGTACTGCAGCTACCACTTTAAAGACTGCAAGACCAGCAAATGTAAATACTGCTAAAGATATAAGACTAACAACTGATATAGTTCCAGATACATACTGGATAAGTCTTATTCCATTTATACAGGAGggaaattttacatttattggtGAAGAAACCATCTTAATTAATGTTACTACAGATAGTACTAGTATAACGATGCATGCAGACACTTTAACTATAGATGCTACTCGAGTATCTAATTTAAACAATGAAAGTATATCTGTAAGAGATGTTAGATTTAATACGGAAAAAGAATTTCTGATTATTGATCTTGATGGCATACTTCAAGCCGGACAACAGTATTATGTTTATCTTAagtttaaaggtattttaaataacatgCTTAAGGGATTTTACAGGAGCAGTTATGTGGAAAATAATGTGACACGGTAAGTTTGTAAGTTTCATATTTCACAATTGCTATTAATATAGAGATGCTCTGATTAGTCTTAGTGTTTTGACCAGCTACCAATTAACGGAATAatatgataaaatttgaaatacgACTAGAGCATCTACACTGATTCAGTTGGGTTAAATTTGTATCATACAGGTGTTTATGATTTCTCGGTGATGCCTAATTTTTTTGCCAAAGCCGAAAGTACTAGAGTCGAATACGTAAAAATCGCTTATCTGTTTATATTCTTCTTGCACTAAAGAAACAAATGAGTAAAATATATTGAAAGCGTCAAAATTTCgattatattttacttttttaaatcacaaaaaaaaactaagctAAATTACTCTATATCGTTAAATCCGTTCTGCGACAATGCATTTGCATCTAAATCGAATTTCGTACACGTCggaagtaatttttgttttcagatgGATTGCTGCGACGCAATTTCAGGCCACGGATGCAAGAAAAGCGTTTCCGTGTTTCGACGAGCCTTCGTTCAAGGCAAAGTTCCAAATCAACTTAGCCCGAATGAGAAATATGACTGCCATATCCAATATGCCTAAGGTGAATACCTCGGAAAATGTGTAAGTGTCTATGAGATTATGCAAATAATCaggaatacatttttaaagtaccAAATAAATGCTCTAAGAAATAGGAATACTTAATTCAACAAGTTACTAAGAAACGTCGAAAATTTTCATCCATttcgttattttattagttCAATCATGCTTGCTTAGAtatatatttctataattttggTCTTGCAAGGCCCATGAGCCCATCAAAGCAGTCGACAATCTTGAAATTTTCTGCCATAACTTGCAGTCACCAGTCAATATTCGATGAGTAGCTCAACATATTATCTATCCTGGAAGCTATGTTGCTTTAAATCATTGTTCTGCTCCACTCTGCATAAAAACCCATATCACTAGTTTCTGCTTTTCTTGAGATGGTTATTCTACAATAAATAATGTACAACTTACTTTATACTCACCATGATTACTCTATAAATCGAGAGCACCAACCACCTTTGGCTTCatttcattcttaaaattacatatatctgcaaaaaacattaacatgatatatacttacttaaataaattacttttttctagAGAAGGCCTGCCAGAATATGTTTTTGATCACTTTGAAGAGAGTTTGCCAATGTCCACGTATCTGGTGGCATTTGTCGTGtcagattttaaaaacataagtAGAGACAGAGTCAGCGTTTGGGCCAGACCAAGTGCCCTATCACAGGCAAGGTAATAAGTACTTTATGGTTattctaagaataattttttcacctTAAGGCCAACAATAtccttataattttattttcacttttaaggTTTGCTTTGGAAGTTGCCCCGTTAATCCTAAAACATTACGAAGAATTCTTTCAAATCCCGTATCCGCTTCCAAAAATTGATATGGTAGCAATACCGGACTTTTCTGCTGGAGCTATGGAAAACTGGGGTCTTATAACATACAGGTACTAAGTcagcttaaaaaaaacaaatttattatactAGTGATGTATTTATATAGTGAATCTGTTCTCCTATACCAAAAAGGAGTATCAAGCACAGTAAGCAAGCAAAGAATAGCTCACGTTATTGCTCATGAATTAGCGCATCAGTGGTTTGGCAATTTAGTAACTCCAGTATGGTGGGAAGATCTTTGGCTTAATGAAGGATTTGCTACTTATGTTGAATTTTTGGGATCGAATTCGGTAAGTCATAGCATTAAGTCAatcaatatgttttatataaaataatacaggTCAATCCAAAATGGAAAGATTTGGAGCTTTTTGTGGTAAACGAGCTTCAAGTATCTTTGGACTTGGATGCTCTAAAAACGTCCCACCCTATTTCTGTTAAAGTTGGACATCCTAATgaaataaatgatatatttgATAGCATTTCTTACTCTAAAGGTACAAAAGGCTATATTCATATATCAGAATgagttttaagtaataaatatttttgcaggAGCAGCAATTATAAGAATGATGCAAGATTATCTTGGTGAAAGTGTATTTAGTTCTGGTCTCAAGCAGTATCTCCACAAACGGTCAGTTATactctaatattttattattaggtttgtttaaaatttttaaaatttacatttaggATGTATAAAAATGCTGAACAAGATGACCTCTGGCAAAGCATGACGGAAcaaagtcaaaataaaagtgttttgcCTGAAAATGTGACAGTTAAAGAAATTATGGATACCTGGACCCTTCAGACTGGTTATCCAGTGATAATTGCTGAAAGACAAGCGAATAAGGTTGATTTGAACTTGAGGCAAGAacgatattttcttaataatgaaaattcgcAAAATGATGAAACTTTGTGGTAAGTTAGTTCATTCAAAAGCATAATGTGTAGAATGTTACAACTTCCTATAGTGAGTCTGTCAATCATAAAAACTTTGTATAATaaagtaacttttaatttgataaaatctgGATAAATTTAATGTCagactatattaaaaaattttattaaataaatttaggcAACATGCCtccaaataatataattttttctttatataggTGGGTACCTATTACAATCATGGATtccatgaaaaataaaaatcgacttTGGTTAAAAAAGGAAAGATCAATTATAGTTCAAGATGCAGTTAGAGAAGATTTACCTTGGTATTTGGTGAATTTTCGTCAAAGTGGATATTACAggtaaaatttattcaaaaaaatctaaaactataaaaaatctttttttgatgcaatttttatgaaaacacTTTGGAAAAAATCGTGGaatgtatttttgcatttttgtctTTCGTCATTAACGGAATTTTTACATATCAGTTTGCAGTCATAACATATGTTCAGATTTCTTTAACATTATTGTAAAAGGATACCATCCGATAACCTTGAAGGTAAATCTTGATTTTAGGCTAACAATTTGGGTGATCTTAGATCTTATTGTTCATTATTATAAGTTTAACCGAAATAGCTTTGTCAGTAATTtgccaaatttaataaatatctgTTGATCCCAGAGCTTCAAAATGAACAGGCAACAGTGGCAAAACATGTGACATTTGGCATTTAGTGAAAGttccaataataattaaattgagtattatatattacagaaaTAATTAATTGCTAACACAGATCATTTCGTATAAATAGTCTAGGAATGGTTACATATATTTAAGAATGTTTAAATagctatttaaatattcttatagtttattaaatattctatagtTTGAGACATTTACTATTCCTAGTGcttggaaatttttaataattaatctaCAATTAATTCAATAAcgattatccaatctaatactAATATATACTAATTCAATTGCCATTGtttggaaatttgaaaaaatgataaGCTTAAATACCTACTCGGGCACAGAATAAGTATAACTTTATAAGTTATATTTAATCTGTGACTCAGGTATTAATATTCAATACCTGAAATTGGACTGTATTACTTAATGATTactctatttaatattaataactattgtGGCAAGATCAGggctttaaattcttaaatatatGACGATAATAATATTGTCTGGTTTTGTTCAATTGATGGCTCTGCTACGAGGCAATTTGCCAGTGCGATTTGAGATTCGGAAAAaaccgtcgggtatgtaccctgttccccAAATCGACATTTTCACTATATGAAATTATCAACACCCACAATCGAAACTTTTCAATTCACGATGTCGCCTCCCCCACGATGCAACCTTCTGCAACGGGTAGGGTCTGGGAAAGGGATTTAAAGGATAGGAAGGACGAAATACTACGTATTGATGAGATGAAGGATAACGTGGAAGTAGGATAGAAActttcacaaaatttaattctgaaatGCACATTGTATTaacggcaaggggtaggaaGGGGTGAAGGAAAGGAATCCGTAGGATAGGAAAGGACGAGCACAACCACGTGTTGACTaggtgaaggatgacgcggaagtgtaATATTGTCTTGTTGACTAATAACCATAAAACACAAAACTATAGAGAAGTAATAATTGCATACAAACTGACAGGAATTCATCTGACAAATCTGCTAGCGCCCTCACTTCACAACGTTAAtcgttgtaactaacttgacggTTAAACATGTCAagtggaccaatcaaaatggtagaaaggcgtggcgaAATAAagcaagaaaattaaatttctttgaatAACAAATCTCAAAATTATTAATCGCAATATCTAAAACAAACAtgtaattagaaaattaacgaaaacgatatatttttgtttctaattagAAAGACTACTGATAGAAAATAGGGCCTTTTTGATTACGTGCATCACATgttaattagaataaaataaaactcatcaactttattttacatctaaatgagttaatgtGCTGCAACAATCAGTTAAAAATATTGTACTTCTTATCATCATTTTTATAATGGaaataaaccaatattttttctaatacatttattattcaaattttctaaaaaataattacttaaaattatatacattagatacaattatttattataacatacattataaaaattagaacgaatctaaaaattttatgatagAGTTTTATCTAAAAGAACAATATATCAATCtgcattacaaaataaaaaacttaaaaataaaaataaaatcaacttaTTATAGTATAACAAATATCACATACATAGTATATTTTTGTTGGTCTCTCATGATACTAACAACATAACTTAGaactagaaaattaaaaaaaacttaaatgaaagacaaatttatacataaattaaaaataaatatatataaaataaaactcttaaaaaataaagttatcaCAAAATCATTTATTCTGATCAATTTTGGGAGTTCAGCTCTCTTAGTCTCTATACCTCTGTCTTGATTCAGTGAATACAAGAagcatataataaaaaaataagcagtgcaaaccttataaataaattcgcaaaatgattcatgtaacaaataatgacaaaacaaatgtttaaatagTAGTGTAAAGTCAGCAGTATCAGTGGCATTAGCATTTTAAAACGTTGTTGGAGAGAAGTGATCAGAACAAATTTTATAGCTCTAAGTCTTAAGAAAATTTGCCAAATGTCAAATGctatgacaaatgatgttccatcagtcaatgtcaacagcGTCATTCCCATCAGCTTCCTGTTAATTTTGCCAAGCAAAATGACCGACGTACCAACATTTAAGtaatactgttttaaaaattatacttaaatcgaaattaaaactattataccTTTTTATACCTCACGTACTAGCcaaacatttaaatatgtaatttcttATTTCCCACTTTTAATCAAcaagattaaataataattactatatGCCTAACTTatagatttgaatttttttctgctattttttaagggagttcACTAACACAAAAGGGAAAACTTTATGGTATTCAAGTATCATGGGTAGCGCCAGTACTACAAAGGGgtttgtgaatatttttcataaagttcTGCAAGAtgtaatattcaggaaaaacgATCTTTGGGAGGTGATTCTACAGACTTGCACTTCTCCATAAAAAGAAGTCCGGATATAGCGACGTTCAAGACGTCTGCAAATGCACTTGATATTTATGAGGCgcatctaataataataataataatctgctTTTctgtgaaattattattattaccattATTAGATGACGCTTAATAAGCTTAATAACTTATAGTCTTAACTGCATTCCCAAATGATGTAAATGTCGGCATTAATAGTTGTTACCTGGTGACGTTTATGTCACTGAGGGTCGGCTAAAGTCATCTGGTTGGGTGAATTAAACGAAGGCACCAATGTACAGATATCTGCAAAGTTGTTAAATGTATTAGAAGTCTAGTCGAGAAAGTCTCTGATATATAATAGGAAGAGGGTAGGGGAGGTCACCAGACCTGTTTTCGAAAATAATACCGACGGTCGCTAATGATGTTGATGGATTTAcggtatttcaaaatttgctggTTAAAAAGATTCTCAATTGCCTTAGCAATTGCCGGAACTAACGCAATCAAACGGTAATTGATGGGTCACcgtcatttaattttttgggtatCGTTTGAATCCGCGCAAGCATCCAACCTCTAGAAAAGAGACTTCTTCTGTATGAAATAGAAAACAGTTTGCACAACGGTGGTTAGCACGACCGCGcacttttttattactattggcgGTATTCCTTCAGGCCTAGTGACCCTGGTAATACTCAAGTCTTTGAAAGCTTTTCAAGATCTTTGTGATAGAAGACTATCTCTAGCATTGAAAAAGCCTTTCTTGGCAAAGTCGGTGGTGTTTTGCCTTGTGGGTCGACGGAGTTTGATCCGAACTTCTGATTTCAGCAAGTCTGCCTTTTTCATTGCGATCATTGTAATGGAACCATCTTTGCTAATTAATGGTGAAATTATTGACCTATAAAAATCTTGACCAACTGCTTTTTCTGCAGACCAGAACGATCTTGATCCATTTGGGTAATTGAGAAGTTTGTTCTTTACTctctcattttatttttctttgcaggTATCGATCGTGTTTTTGCACGCATTTTTTAAGGCAACACAGTTGGTACGACTAACAGGGCTTAGGTCTTAGCGTTATTCGCGATAAGCATTTTTGTCGTTGGCTGCCTtgttgcaactttttttttcgaaccACGATTTGCTGTCTGAAGAGCTTTTTCAAGTATTCGGATTATAGGCCTTCACACCTTGCCTTGACCGGTATGATAATATTGTATGAGTCAGGATCTGTCACGAGAAACAGATTCAAGAGTATCTCCCTGTCTATCAAGGATTCTGGTTGGCTCCCGTATAAGCtgcactatttttaaatagtgttcgAAATTATAtgccatattatttttttttcggatttttaaataatgttgatggtacttttcttgtcttttttataattatcaaaTAGTCCTagcataaaaaattgattttgcaCTTAACTAACCTTACCTAATCCTCCCATAAAACATCGccatattctaaatatttttttaaaattaattttacttcatATTAATTCAATTCAGCAACtaactttttttacatattttccaTACTTCACTAAAGGCATTTTAGAGTAGagagtaattttaattaagtcaaaagtaaaaaaaaagcaatttcaaTTTGTAGCACAAAAGTGGATTACTGGCATTAGAATGTAAGATAGTCAAATGTACTCAGAAATGTTTGCTTTTTATTAAGTTGCGTAATAATAAGAATTATCAATgacattaattttgtattaaacaTATTCAATATTCTTGGATATTACAAGAAGGCTGAATTATCGCTGTATAATATTTCTGAGAacattaaaaagttataaaatgtaattttcaatattaaattattgcctttaaaaatgcaattctcaatattacctaaatattttttttaattttattatgctacaaaaaatataaatttaaaaaacaaaaaaaaattataagaagtCATTTAAGAAAACGTATGCGAGTTCCGATTAGGtttgcttatttattaatttatacatatttctacaaaacaaataatttctaATATAAACCCAAAGGTTTGTATCTTCTATTACCTTCCGTTAGAAtctggttaaaaaaatagaattttaattcTGCGTtctactaaattttaatatattttttaagaaagcaaatatttctaaaaatattatttcctattcttaacattttgtaatatattatattataatgcATATAAATATGACTGTAAATCACTTATTTTTAACAACCCATTATATTTTCATACAGTagagtattttattatataagttcaCAGAAATTCATATAATTCGCATTCttactaattatttaaataaaaaaatattagtactaTGTAAGAAGTTCAAGGTCTTTGTATTAATTTACAGAGTAAACTACGACGATCGAAACTGGAACGCCTTGATCAGCCAGCTTCTCGGAAACGGCCACATCCTAATCGAACCGAGAAACAGAGCGCAGATGATAGATGATGCTCTAAACCTCGCTTATGTAGGATACTTGGATTACGGAATCGCTTTAAATGTTACTTTGTATTTAGTAAACGAGAGGGAGTTTGTTCCCTGGAAAGCTGCTATTCAGAATTTCAAGTTTTTGCATAGTATGTTTAGTAGAAGTGCTAGTTTTGATAAGTACAAGGTgtggcaaaaatattttatttgaaaacttttatttatggcATCCTTTTTTAGAGGTATCTCCTGTCTCTTTTAAAAGATCACTACCTAGAACtgacttttaaagaaaaacctgATGATGAACCAACTAGGGTCTTGAGCCGAATGGAGATTGTTGAGTATGCATGCGAACTGGGTCTCAAGGAATGCGTTTTGCAAGCAATTCAACTTTTCCAGAATTGGAGGAATAGTGCAAATCCTGATAAAGAAAATGTGTACGTatgacataaaatattttagtagaGTTGaacgttttatatttttttttattcttataaatcatgttacaaattaattatattagtattttttttcctgAGGTGAAATATGCAAAGTGATATTCTGATTTTGAGCACAGAAAAGATGCGTTACCACCTTTCCATATAATATATGCTCAATAGCATATCATTTTaatgtatgaaaaaatttaaaattatttcgattaagtctaaaaaatataaaagaaaatatatttttaagaacatataaatataatattatcaaaacTTACTGGTACGCATTATCTAAGAAGGCTAAACATACTGTAACTAGAGCTAAGCAATAGGATCATTTTCTAGATACCGCAGGTCATGGATTATAAGGCTAATGAGaaaactaataaacttaataagcAAATACCAGAATCAAATGCCTTATTAGAAA of the Anthonomus grandis grandis chromosome 3, icAntGran1.3, whole genome shotgun sequence genome contains:
- the LOC126734331 gene encoding aminopeptidase Ey-like, translating into MTHNHENITMMDPTTTKYGKTTFVTVTKTLAIILVVIFFICLIATGLLVYSFTACSHNETFFANNSNLSSIGEPTAQSRVQVICDKNSISTNDLSNKVIIEVASSTAATTLKTARPANVNTAKDIRLTTDIVPDTYWISLIPFIQEGNFTFIGEETILINVTTDSTSITMHADTLTIDATRVSNLNNESISVRDVRFNTEKEFLIIDLDGILQAGQQYYVYLKFKGILNNMLKGFYRSSYVENNVTRWIAATQFQATDARKAFPCFDEPSFKAKFQINLARMRNMTAISNMPKVNTSENVEGLPEYVFDHFEESLPMSTYLVAFVVSDFKNISRDRVSVWARPSALSQARFALEVAPLILKHYEEFFQIPYPLPKIDMVAIPDFSAGAMENWGLITYSESVLLYQKGVSSTVSKQRIAHVIAHELAHQWFGNLVTPVWWEDLWLNEGFATYVEFLGSNSVNPKWKDLELFVVNELQVSLDLDALKTSHPISVKVGHPNEINDIFDSISYSKGAAIIRMMQDYLGESVFSSGLKQYLHKRMYKNAEQDDLWQSMTEQSQNKSVLPENVTVKEIMDTWTLQTGYPVIIAERQANKVDLNLRQERYFLNNENSQNDETLWWVPITIMDSMKNKNRLWLKKERSIIVQDAVREDLPWYLVNFRQSGYYRVNYDDRNWNALISQLLGNGHILIEPRNRAQMIDDALNLAYVGYLDYGIALNVTLYLVNEREFVPWKAAIQNFKFLHSMFSRSASFDKYKRYLLSLLKDHYLELTFKEKPDDEPTRVLSRMEIVEYACELGLKECVLQAIQLFQNWRNSANPDKENVINPDLREVVYCTAIRDGGQDEWDFAWNRYLNTNVASDKEILLNALSCSKEIWILSRFLEWSITDNSAIRKHDTARVFASIAENPVGRDLAYKFLKVNWSRIREYLGSTSMFMSSIISYTTNNFNTEEEVNDFKSFFEKRRDEFGIALRTAQQSIEQAEANIKWMKQYFHIVRKWLEDVQI